The genomic window cgctactgcgcacgcgcggagtacggaacgtcgtcgctactgcgcacgcgcggagtacaggtcgcagtcgctactgcgcacgcgcggagtacaggccgcagtcgctactgcgcacgcgcggagtacagagcgccgtcgctactgcgcacgcgcggagtacggaacttcgtcgctactgcgcacgcgcggagtacaggtcgcagtcgctactgcgcatgcgcggagtacaggccgcagtcgctactgcgcacgcgcggagtacggaactttgtccctactgcgcacgcgcggagtacggaactttgtcgctactgcgcacgcgcggagtacagagcgccgtcactactgcgcacgcgcggagtacagcgcgctgtcgctactgcgcatgcgcggagtacagcgcgctgtcgctactgcgcacgcgcggagtacggcgcttcgtcgctactgcgcacgcgcggagtacggcgcttcgtcgctactgcgcacgcgcggagtaccgAGCGGtgtcgctactgcgcatgcgcggagtacggaactttgtcgctactgcgcacgcgcggagtacagcgcgcttcgtcgctactgcgcacgcgcggagtacccagcgccgtcgctactgcgcagGCGCGGAGTACGAAGCGCTGTCGGCAGTGCTGCGTCTCCTCCTCGATGCCACATCCCGTGTTCGTTCATGGCGCTGTTTTCCCGCACCtgccgcagccggtgccgcgggagcgcgcggggaacatcccgccgccggtgcggctgctgcagaggcgttcctggagcgcggcgccggcaccatcgcccgcagcgccgccgccaagatcgtgagtgccggggccgcggggcaggggctgggctgggctgggcctcagtggcACTCCATGCACGGACAAATACTCTGCAtgcagctcggtgggtgctttcccgtcctgggggtgaggtgaatcctgggctcctgtgcttttgtcagccgagatggaaaattcctgcacttggttttggcaagtggcagtttcccagaattttcttgccttgtttgcttcctgtggaacatgcggaccagcagaactctcagggcttgtgttcagaacaggcttgaggagagtgagtgagtggagtgagtgagtggagtgagtgagggagtgagggagtgagtgagtggacggagtgagggagtgagtggagtgggtgagtgagtgagggagtgagggagtgaatgagtgagtggagtgagtggagtgagggagtgagtgagtgagggagtgagtgtagtgagtggagtgagtgagtgagtgagaaggagccacaacgtgtcttccttgtcctgcactgcaggatcagaatcctggtttaggttagggatgcttttgcactggtgtgtgtcttcgatggtcagagccaactttctgctgggccacttaggaagaacagttgcctagagcttcatgtttgctttccttgcagcctggagtgttggggggattcctgaagctgattgccttgaaagccagtggtccccaaggctttgacctgctaaacagcatcatggagcatatgcccccgtgagtatgagctcaaattgcattcaaaactgacttctgtgggctttggttctgcagtgtgcagtcatgccaaaggttaacacttcaggagcaaaaatgtcacatttatcagttaaagagatgggaacaactttatctgtgttttctgtaaagtgacagcaccattcaaagcccactgtgaactgaataactgttcttttaaatttccagtgaatcagttgactggtacaggaaacaggtcttcattctgctattccaaagacttccaagttccaaaccaacaaaacttatcaaaagtaagttccttgctctgaaaagctccagtgtgacacgagtggttcagagtgtgcagttgcacagatcaggcatcctgtacatgggtgggactctggtggctccagggacttgctccaaaatgctctggagtcaagggggcataaagggcagtggccacagcaggtgacactccatgaaaactgagggaatggaactaaaggacttgtgtagttctcctcctttcctggtgtgtgtgatgtcgttacttgtctgaaagtgtctccatttaatctccagctaatagcaacacacttgccctgtcacacagcacagccattctgaccactgctctctgcagtttgtgttcatgctgggaaacattccatgcttttgtgtcattttggccttcatgggaataaagttctgaggaagggtttacgttcctctgtcaaagctgtgacacattgttgaaatcatccccaggcagatggccatgctgatgaaattcgtgatgttatctctacacagatcacacaaggtctgttattaatcctttaaaatctgcttgatgcctcctgtagaggagcaagaattacagggttcttccaatggtgttccaccaaccaaatggaagtggtgcttccagcgttccacgtttcagtgttgtggtgccggagaagatgagcagtttttaggcaaactttggagcagcaacttaatgcccttcagtaaaagggaacatttatgaaggctgccctttctgtttccttcttagaatgcattttgctgctgactctaaagcaattctcttgttttcatctggagttttacttcatcctttttctcgttgctttctcctcttcattaaccagtatggcacaggaaatggggcatgagctctgcaggaaatacttggcagcatacagccaaagggagtgtgttctgttggcttgggttgtatttcaggctgctgtgcagtttttgcctttgaagcaggaaagagttgtctctctggctgaaatggcaaaggaggtttGGCGCTAATCTGACTGCCCgggtgcctctccttttggggttcatttctgattttctgcccacagttcctcactgatagttcaagttactgatctcctgagcgggtcataaaagggaatcattgctgtctctggtttttatcctttgtaacAAGTTTATATGTGTAAACATCTATGTAAGAGGGCAGCAattgttaagaaacaaattgtcttgtgttctctgtttcctggtgctttgtgtggtttctccttttctttggtcaccataGGGTGATAAATCATTCTAAGACATTTTCTCTAAATGTCACACTAACAGGTTTGGAatggttttgcagaaaatgatgattcctgaaatccagaaagagtctgggacaagttgaaaagcagatccgtgctgttggcatcaccaagacattaacagaatgtcctcccgtgatggacactgagtaccccaagctgtggtaggtgccacacttcttcagggtctgctggtgatgctgttggaggtctggaaagtaggagctttcaccagaataggcccctccaataaactcctttggcatttcttcaggcccactgttgtggtgagactcagcttgaggcttttcataccttttcatccttcactgcacaaagggaagtgtgttttcaaagcaaatggcagagctggtttgagatgtgtttgagcctggatttggctgagtagagctccactgaagggaattaggctactgtcagcttgcattccttctggaaagctgggcccacttttgacttgtaactgtcatagtcaggaggcctgagaatactcacaacctgacaggctgtagtgtcttagcctgaaagtggaatctgggggaaagctctggagattgaaaggcagtccagcagtctgggggctcaggtagCCCAAATTGAATGACAGTAACCGGATCCAGgactagaactctttttgaatgtacttagagaaaagctgtaatctggaaaagaattgctattcttgggtttgtatcacagcaatttgagctgctaaaaaatgagggcattgctgatgctgttaatatgagcagctgcattgtgcctggaaaggacccagacccacagtcctagtgcagcttccctgggacagggacggtgccaggagttaagcaagtccctgcaaaggggttccaggtaatctgagcgttcttgtgaagcacaggctgtcctcacctgttcactgttcccctcccctctccccccaggattcctttgctgcaggccctccctccttggcttgtttgagctgcctgaggatgacacgacccctgacaaggagcacttcattgacacagaggatactccaggctatcagactgcattctcccagctggctTTTGCTGCGAAGGAAGAACATGATCCTGTGGGGCAAatggtgaacaatcccaggatccagctggttcacagcgtgcccaggcagggtaggtggcttgggctctgcatccctgggctgcattcagcagagaagaaatgcctctgtgagaatggtctcttgctaaggtttgataatcagcaaaatgaagtgtgttgtaggcagaaggcaagatcttgctgtgtcttcttgttcattggaacttggcttttgtaaggttttcctggtaacctcagaaaggccttatttttcacagcacttagtttagcaatcagctcaaatatatgctatttaaaagatgaagatttatcccCTTGATGGCCTATAACTaatggttgtctcctgttcagttgcatggacgtgggagattcaggcagctcatataaaattagacattttgagtgcacagctaaCTCTTACCCCagatagtgtttgttttgttcaagatttgggtaagtaaagattgtctgagagatgagctgtttcacCCTCAataactgctgctctcagagtgtctgagcttgtgccctgtgcatgaagagccatggcagtggctgagtgtccctgagccctctgctgtgtctgtgctgcaggttctgtgcatgctgagtgtccctgagccctctgctgtgtctgtgctgcaggttctgtgcatgctgagtgtccctgagccctctgctgtgtctgtgctgctctgtctgtgcctgctgagtgtccctgagccctcagctgtgcctgtgctgcaggttctgtgcctgctgagtgtccctgagccctcagctgtgtctgtgctgcaggttctgtgcctgcaaactctccaaaaaaggagaaaaattaatgtaagtacaaaaaaatcaatttaaaaaatcaaaatttaaaaagataaagctAACAAGTGTGACAAAAGAGCAAccaaaaatgacataaaataaaaaataaaataagagctTTCGCTATTGGGCGACGGTGGGAGTGGAAGGCGCGTCTGCAGAGAAAGAGCCGCTCCCCGGCCCGTGCAGCGCCTTCGCCGCTCGGGTCCCGGCGGGCATTCGTggtggtgggggctggactGCGGTGCAGTTCCCGgccgtgtccgccaggcggcgccggcgaggcagacggggggcggccgagggcgggattcgaaccggcgtttgggGAGAGAGAGCCGCGTCCCAGGCGGGCGCCTTGACCGCTCGGCCAGCGGGGCGGAGGCGTGGCCAGCAAGGCGGGGGCGTGCCCGCCCTGCACGGCCCGTAATGGTAAAAAcggaataaaagaaataaaattaaaaataaaattaaaaatttgaggAAACCGACATGAAAAAGGAATGAGTCCCGGAAGCGTCGGTGGAACTCAGAAGGCTTTGCGGCGCctcgttttattttgcaggctttgtaatataaaaaatacaggaaagtatgcaaaccaaatccataaaaaaaaggaagtcccGGTAGATCCCGGGGGCTGTTTGGCGTCTCTGGTGTTCCTTCTCTGTCCACGAGTGTCCCAGAAGGCTTCCGGGAGAtggtgggagtccctggggggtctcctGGGGGCgttgggggtccttgggggttcCTGTAGGACCATGGAGGTACCTGGAAGTCTCGGAGTGGGACGGGGGCGGTGGGGCGGGGAGCGTTTTAAGTCCCTGGGAGAATCGTGGCGGTCCCCGGGAGGTACTCGGGGTCTCCAGTTCTCCCGGGGCAGCCAGAGTCCAgctgtgttctgcagagaagaaatggagagctgggggaggcccGAGCAACTTGCAATGTTAAGCTGCCCCGAGGGGCTCCTTGGCTGGGCCCGCCGCCCGCAGCCCCCTCGTTCCCCGGAGCGCCGGGCCAGGGCCGCGCCGCGGAGGCTTCGGGCCCGCTCGGGCCGCGTGTGGCGgggggggcggaggggcgggggTCGTGCCGGGAGcgagcagagagggcagagcgGCGAAGCCGGAGgcggcacagcccccagctAGCTCTGCCTTCCCGCCGGCAGAACGGCACCCACCGGCGGGCGCGCCTGTCAGTCTCGTCGGATCCAGCCCTCTGCTcgctccccctccccgccggcGGCGCGGCACCCCACCGGGGGGACTCTTagatttttcatgtagttttcgTCATATTTTTTGAATGTTAAAGGGCGCGAAGCGCGGTTCCGACCCCCCGTGGCCGCGCCCATCCCGCACCGGCTGGACACGCCCCACCGTGAccacgcccccgccccgctggccgaGCGGTCAAGGCGCCCGCCTGGGACGCGGCTCTCTCTCcccaaacgccggttcgaatcccgccctcggccgccccccgtctgcctcgccggcgccgcctggcggacacgaccgagaactgcagctcagccgAGCGCCTTcgttcccccccccccgcatGCCGCCCGGGGCCCGAGCGGGAAGTCGGTGGATCGACGGGCGCGGGGGGAACGGCGCTTTTTCTACAGCCGCGGCTTCCACTCCCGCCGTCGGCCACCAACAAAACCTCctatttgatttattattttatgttatttgtattGGTTTCTTCGTTATCATTTTTAGGTTGATTTCGGCTCTTCTCACCTGGTCTCCAGGTTCCCCTGCCAAAACTCCCACAAGCAGTGCCAGTCAGGAGCCGCCCGGCCTTTACCTCCCCCACACAgactgtttgctgccagcaccagcagctttttggGCTGACATGTGGAAAGTCGGCCGGCACCCACGGAAttgcctttgctcccttcctaaaggaacaaagcttcCCGAGTTGCAGCCCCAACAACTCCTTCACCAGATGAGTTtattgaaacaacttttcagagcaggcattTCTGAGCGTACTCCATCAATcccaagagttcagaaaaaacactgtccgCTGTCCAAAGGAACTGTGAATGTTACAAGTGAAATGTTTTTACCATCCTCATTTAAACCATCACATGAGCATAAATGGCATTCCTTATGCAAATTGCTATAACTACCCTAAAAAAAGTAGGGCACACGTGGAAACAGCTCTTTACCCGAGGCTGCTACAGCTGCCCCATGCCTTGGACCCCAAGATCGAGTCACTAGTGTAAAGATGAACGAATCAAcagattttctacagttttcttctttattgacCTTGAAATTCTatgcttttttgaaaacaatattcttacaCGGTATTTAGTGGAGAGTGCAGCCTTTGACTATTTACGACAATATAAATGCTTCAAGATTCTTTTCGCCCTCATTGTTCTTGACATCTGTAGCCACGCTAATGTAAGGCatgacagcagaaaaccaaccaaaaaaacctcaaaaaagaaCCCAGCAGAAAACCCTCTAAACCAAATCCCTACACAGAGTGGATTTAATcaactaacaaaagaaaagaagatccaGAGTTCAGGGGGAAACCATTACTAGAAAATCGCAGGTATTTGGAAATTAGGAAGTGCTGCCATGAACACGTGCACCATCAGCACACGTTGTCATTGTAAAGAATTCAGCATTGAGTTTGgagttcccttttgaaaaacagtctcCTGAGTTGATATTCTGAACGCAAACCACTTTTTACCTGCTCCACttggagtgcagcccagctgcttcttAAAGGTCAGGTTCCATTCCAATGTGCGTACTCTTGAGCTCAcaaaattttcacacagttgaaTGTTTTACCAGTCCTTTGGAGCGAGATGatcattttattgtcaaaataagtAACCTTGATGAAAGCCAATTGCAACAGTACATCTTTATACCCAGTGTGAAAGCAACGTGATGTTATAAATAATTGCATACAATGTATTACACAGAAGAAGTTATACACATTCCAGGTAACCATGGAGCAATTGACAGCAGTAGAGGACTACTGAGCATGggcacaaagtatttttcagaacaggatttgtggaaacttaaaggaaaaagtagcCTCTGGAAAGATGACAATCTttgcataacatttttgttttaaatgaagtcaatgatttttatttttcagatgctcCTTATAAGAacacaatttctatttaaacaaacaaaggCTCTAAACTCAAGACACTCTACATATGTACATAATTTACACATCAGGAatggttttcttatttgcttgagtctctcagtgctccacttcttctctgcagagcacagctgcactctgccagccccagagacCCGGGGACCGCCAGGAACTTACAGTGTCCTAGAGAAACCCCCAAGAAGCCCCAACATCCTCAGGGACCCAGTGACACAGAACAGGAGTCCAAGAGAAACCAAGGGACCAAGGCTACAGGTGGgccaccgagaggctttgctgcctcctcggaaagaagggctgaggctagcctctgctctctggccaGCCTCGAAGCCCCTCCACAAGCCAGGCCAAGTCTGAGAgcattgccttctgctgctgtgcagtacggatggcaccccacagcttgctacacagagcccctctttccctcctgggaagcctaagctacgctacctgcttttctagggggaccaagggacacgctcgctctctcactcacaccgacaaagacaagacagagacacaaaggggcaacgtcccaggagagggagcaagctctgagcagcaacctgtggcgagccattcctgacgcccagcagcgggagaacacggcctcagactcgcgctggcctgcccagacacctcaagCGCCTGACTACGCAGGGCGGCTTCAAAGCTGGACAAtgaacacaggctgtgacatgcccaggctacaggggggtcaccgtggccagcagccgccaccaggctcaaggtgccaaggcaaagaaaaaaaagccctgctgcTTACACGGTGGGCTGCGGTCCGGAGAACTGCATTCGCCTATCAGGTGAGGCCAAGCGGACTCTCACCCTCCTTCCAAGGTCGCCCCCTCTCTAcgggcagccaaaggagaaccgtggcaaaaggccaataACACCGTACCCCGTTTACATGGAGAGTTGCCCAGCAAAAAGCCAACCAGAAGGTGCCCaccgcactcctacgtgtatgcctgtcTCGGTGATGGCCGGGAGAGTTTGCCAGAAGAGCATTTCTtctgctccctcttgacctcgacgctgctgatcctcttctgaactcttttgcctcgccgtcccgcgctcctggctctgctttcttctcggatggcttccgtcaagcaaagagaataacacagttgagtccgagaagctccaactccttcaagtcagtgaaacgggcacccagagcgagctccccaagccaccatcacctgcccactcccaccacacccccccacggctccacacaacgctccaacttccactggtgccacctccgcgttttcccacgtcagcactgccgtccgcacgatgccgccgctctcttctgccatggtttctgcaaaggaaggaggacacaggcaggtgtgagaaacaccagctcctccgtaggaagtaaaccgggaccctacatccccagagggagacctccaagtcactccaaacccacccacagagccccccactgacacaaacctctccaaacctcaccttgagtggtcacggcgacgccccgtctgctgctgggagccaggccctctgggcaaaggaagctgggcatacaaagcactggccaacgaggcttcacctctgactacagagggctcgagacgctgctagtctgcaaagtgcccgggactccagggcactggcccagacttacgggcggccctgggcccaaaggcctgcggaggctccttctctccgcctcgagggcacccagacccgctccccgctaacggggcggtcgccccgcacagcctgccagctgagggagcaccgaggctcccagacccgcACCCCGATTACGGGcaggtgcacacccagggagccacaggactcggcttccccctgcactaatagcaataagattccagtaccaggaaaaacagctaacggcctaaggcctgggggccttccttcacggacagggagctgcacacctcccggccctggacctcggaacggccagggccaggaatacccacctgattacaggggctccctccaaccgcccgccgagcactggggtcgtacaaagccccgcttacaaggctgccccttctaggctcggcacccccaacaatgccctccacggcctaaggtcgcgaggacagggccccagccctgaaggcagggcgggcacatgctggcacatcaccagcagcactggcacagacccaggccctggctacaggcgggtcaccgagaggctttgctgcctcctcggaaagaagggccgaggctgggccgtgtctccgtttgtgggttttgagggcacgccccggttgttgcacacagcccctctttccctcctgggaagcctaagctacgctacctgcttttctagggggaccaagggacacgctcgctctctcactcacaccgacaaagacaagacagagacacaaaggggcagcgtcccaggagagggagcaagctctgagcagcaacctgcggcgagccgtccctaccgcccacaagcaggagacaacggcctcagactcgccctggcctgcacagaggcctcaagggcctgactacgctcaagggcttcacggctggccaaagaacagcggctgtgacgcggcccagctacagggggtcacagtggccagcagccgtcagcaggcacaaaggagccaaggcaaaaaaaaaagccctgccctgtttacagggtgggctggggtcggcagacctgcattctcctatcgggtgtggccaaggggactctccctcttccttacagggttgtccccctctttctgggcagccaaaggagaaccgtggcaaaaggccaacactaccaaaggaaagacccagccctgtttacgggggggggggtcacccagcgcaaagccagcgggggcaccgtGAAGGTGCCCGacgcactcctacgtgtatgcctgaccccgtgatggcaaagaggttcatttgcccagaaggcctttcttgtgctccctcttgacctcgacgctgctgatcctcttctgaactcttttgcctcgccgtcccgcgctcctggctctgctttcttctcagatggcttccgtcaagcaaagagaataacacagttgagtccgagaagctccaactccttcaagtcagtgaaacgggcacccagagcgagttccccaagccaccaccacctgcccgctcccaccacacccccccacggctccacacaacgctccaacttccactggtgccacctccgcgttttcccacgtcagcactgccgtccgcacgatgccgccgctctcttctcccatggtttctgcaaaggaaggaggacacaggcaggtgtgagaaacaccagctcctccgtaggaagtaaaccgggaccctacatccccagagggagacctccaagtcactccaaacccacccacagagccccccactgacacaaacctctccaaacctcaccttgagtggtcacggcgacgccccgtctgctgctgggagccaggccctctgggcaaaggaagctgggcatacaaagcactggccaacgaggctgcacctctgactacagagggctcgagacactgctagtctgcaaagtgcccgggactccagggcactggcccagacttacgggcggccctgggcccaaaggcctgcggaggctccttctctccgcctcgagggcacccagacccgctccccgctaacggggcggtcgccccgcacagcctgccagctgagggagcaccgaggctcccagacccgcaccccgattacgggcgggtgcacacccagggagccacaggactcggcttccccctgcactaatagcaataagattccagtaccaggaaaaacagctaacggcctaaggcctgggggccttcctccacggacagggagctgcacacctcccggccctggacctcggaacggccagggccaggaatacccacctgattacaggggctccctccaaccgcccgccgagcactggggtcgtacaaagccccgcttacaaggctgccccttctaggctcggcacccccaacaatgccctccacggcctaaggtcgcgaggacagggccccagccctgaaggcagggcgggcacatgctggcacatcaccagcagcactggcacagacccaggccctggctacaggcgggtcaccgagaggctttgctgcctcctcggaaagaagggccgaggctgggccgtgtctccgtttgtgggttttgagggcacgccccggt from Pithys albifrons albifrons isolate INPA30051 chromosome 3, PitAlb_v1, whole genome shotgun sequence includes these protein-coding regions:
- the LOC139669191 gene encoding uncharacterized protein — encoded protein: MAGPAEPSRAAAPSAATRGAPRRVLECAAVPGRVRQAASARERGRPRAGFEPALRQRELVRRFVATAHARSTALRRYCARAEYRAVSLLRMRGVRNFVATAHARSTARFVATAHARSTQRRRYCAGAEYEALSAVLRLLLDATSRVRSWRCFPAPAAAGAAGARGEHPAAGAAAAEAFLERGAGTIARSAAAKIPGVLGGFLKLIALKASGPQGFDLLNSIMEHMPPESVDWYRKQVFILLFQRLPSSKPTKLIKRFLCCRPSLLGLFELPEDDTTPDKEHFIDTEDTPGYQTAFSQLAFAAKEEHDPVGQMVNNPRIQLVHSVPRQGRWLGLCIPGLHSAEKKCLCENGLLLRFDNQQNEVCCRQKARSCCVFLFIGTWLL